The genomic interval ataaacaattttataaaaataaacaaattaaatattttttttattaaagaaaaaatgtttattatctattttagtatgaattattataatttaataagtttttttcaataaaatacaatatcaaaattataaacattaatgtatataaatataaatcaatgcttaaaattactaaaaataaaaatgacacacatagtgatataataaacatatgtgaatattattagtttgtttattaaattagtaggtttaataaatagaaaacaaaataaacatatatacacaaagtattttatattattagtatgtttattaaaattataaatataaaaatagacatatccaatttatatattatactaaaataaatatattttctttttattgtttctatatattcattattttctaatgagtaaGTAAACGAATTAAAtacaattcttacatcaaaaaataaataaataaatataactttataaactccaaatattatttaattaaaaaaaataaacagaacacaataaacaaaaacaaaagaaaaagataaacaattttttttttatatatatattatttattttataaaaaattactaaaaaataaacatgactcacatagagtaatataataaacctatgtgaatattattattttgtttattaaattagtgtgTTTAactaatagaaaattaaataaacacatatatacatacaaaatattttatattattgatatgttcattataattgtaaacataaaaatagacatatctaatatttatactatactaaaataaatatattttgtttctattgtttttatatgttgattattttctaatgagttagtgaatgAATTTATCTATTGAAAAACAATtcttacattaaaaaataaataaacaaacataactttataaatttcaaatattatttaattagaaaaaataaaatataaattgtagataagtggaaattaagatttttaaaaatcaGTTAATAATGATATTGGACATAGTTAATCaaaaaattatgattatatatgttttgaattttaaaaatatatcatttatGTTGTTGACGTGATTTGTAtgataaatacaaattttattgtttattattagtattttattatgttttgtaattattaatttacaattttatgtaATTAGTAGGCTTactcattaatactatatataaattagccataaaaatagttatacaaatctaaatatagTAAGTTGACtcattaatatatctattataatttaattaagaatttgtatgaataatttttgtaaatatgttttctaatgtgtacatttttaaaattgtatttttttgcacattttttgtaattatttaaaaaaatgtatatatttatgtaaaatgccCTTAATTCTTTGTATACTCATGTTCATTGAGCTGAATTTTACATCTTTGcatttttctcaaaattaaACTGTACCATCTCATTCTAATTTATCATGATATAAGGTAaacatacatatttaaataatttggcaaaatatatctttaaaattataacttttttctttgcaagaagcttaatctaattatatctttatatattaaaagtgcctatctaacggcaattcttggtttaacgggaattcttggtttaacgattcttttatttttttttaacccaaaaataaataatttttattttttttaacggGTTCTTTTAACGCCGTTAacttttttcttataaaaatatatatataaaaaaaaaaatcatctcaaTCGTAGCTCTGTAATTGTTTCTCTTCTTAGGGCTACCATCGGTACCTTCTATCTCACCCACGATCAACTCCAGAACCCATTAATACGATTTTTTTGCATTGGAATGGTGTTACCATCGGTACCTTCTTCACCTCTTTCTAGCGTCGCATCTCTCGACTCCTCTCTCTAATACGATTTTTTTGCATTGGAATGGTGTTACCATCGGTACCTTCTTCACCTCTTTCTAGCGTCGCATCTCTCGAATCCTCTCTCTCTCACCGATCTCGGCCGACGGCGACACTTTCAGTTGCACGCCTGCCGCGACGTCGACGTCGACCTGCCAGCTCCTCCGTCCCTTGCTATTAATCTCAGCAGCTACCTCACGGTAATAATCCGTTTGTTGTGAAATTTTGATCTgaaatttttaatatgtttattactaatAACTGAAAATTTGATCTGAAATTATAATCTGTTTGTTACCAGTGACTGAAATTTTGTTCGGAATTTTTCGAACTAATCTGTTTTGGTACGGCATTATTGTGGTGTCTAGGCTCTGTTATAGCTCATCCTTTGGTTAGCTTTCTCGATTATTAATTAATCAGTTAATCATTATATTATTGCTGAATctgaaatttttgaaatagTATTGTTATGTTCTGATTAGTGTTACTCATTAATTTGAATCTGTGTTGCTGTTAATTTGAGGTTGTGGTTTGAATTTTGATGATAATCTGTCATGTTAATTAGTGAGTGAACTTTTTTGATAAACCAATTTTCATTCCTCCATGTTTTAAATGGAGTTCTAGCCTTTAGGAATGGATTAACCTCTAATGTgcttatttgtatttttatttattattgttaattgtaattttttctctCCAAATTATCTGTTAGTAATCATTGTTATTTTTTAGCATTAATATTCGAATGTTAACAATTTAGTCAGtggtatttctttttctttttttgtctaTCAAGTTCTTAGCCATTAGGGACCCAGTTAATAGAATGTTCAATTTGCATTTATCAAATCAAGGCCAATGTATTCGAGTCTGGATTATACTACTTTTAGTTGTTGAAAATTCTAGGCACAATCAAGTTTCTCCTTGTTAATTTTATCACCCTAACATTCTTGAATTATATTTGGGCTACCATCGGTACCTTCTTGGGGAGTCAATTCATGGGTATGGCAGCATAGCAGTATtaccctcttttcttcttcctaAATTTAGGCATATTTAATGGTTTGCTCAATTAGCAGTTTTGCAGATTTTATGTTGGTTGAGATAGTTGGAATTTCAAGTATCTACAGTAAATTCcatgcttttttttttacacatttGCTGGCCATTGTTTTCATTTTGTTTTAATGGGTCAGTTGAATTCTTTTAGTGTATCAAACTGTTTTAAGATACAGGGTAAGAAAGTGGTAGAGGAATATAGCTGTAGTCGAAAGATGGGTGTGGAGAATTACCATGTAATTGAGCTTGTAGGCGAAGGATCATTTGGGAAGGTATACAAGGGAAGGCGCAAGTATACCGGCCAGGTACATATGacatcctttttcatttttctattattttatcatcTTCTTGATAAAGTAAGGAAATTGTGTAATGTCTTACCCATTTGAGTTTTGAATGAGCATTGATCCTAAATCTTTTCTGGTTTGGTGCTATGTTGAAATTATGAAATGGGGGAAAAGTGGTCTCTTTGTTTACTTGATCAATTAGGAAAATTTGGATTCAGACATTTCTAAATTTTGTCATAGATAGCAATATAGTTTAGAGTCTATTAGTTTGTTAGAGTTTGTAATAGAAAACCCTTTTGGCAAATACCAATATATGAACTTTTGTATTGGTCTTTTTACTCATCCATTACAACAGATACATTTTCttcattctttctttttctctttcctATTTTCCTTCTCTCCCTCTGAATTAAGGATGTTTATAGCAAATAATTCCTTAAGTAGATATTGCAATTGactgaaaaaattaagcaagaaGCCAATGAAAGTAAGAGCATTGTTAGTAGTTTCTGTTAAAATAGTATACACTGgcaatttattgttattttctgttgttttttttttgtttaaatatgAATTTGAATTAAAGTAATATACgtgtatattaaataaatataaatatacatgtgTTTcctatttaaaagttatttgaatgttattcaaattattgttattttttttttaagaaactgAATATTTTTAGTTATGCTCATAAATATTAGATTGGTGTTTTGTATATCCTCAAAATGTAAACTATacgatatataatatatatagatatatttatatagtagcTATTTATCCGGTGAATATCACCTCACCGTTAATCTCTCTATTATTGTTTCATTTTCAAATTACAATGAgaaatgtaaatatatattatttgttatatatattttggtaaaaaaaaaaagataggaaTCTATAAGATGGTTTTTTTTTATCGATAAGAACAATTGGTTTTGGactttataaaatattacttgAATCTAtatgaatttaatttaaatttttatattatcatatataataattaaaaagaaaaaacggTGATTTTTAAGAAATAAACAATACAATAATAGAAATATCTCCATGAAAATCTCAATAAGATGAGCTTATTTTCGTACATCTCACGAAAATTTGAAAAGCAGTTTTAATTTGCATGAGTTACACACCTACCACATCAGTGATGCCCGTGTCAACAAAACCCCTGCCAGATACCTTAAAAATGGCACAAATTACAATTTTAGCTGGACGCTGAACTCAAAAACACAAGTTGTTGAGGTCCAAGATGAAAAACAAATTTCTAAGCCAGTCCATGAGTTCGTTTCGTTTAAGAACTTGTCATCTGACAAATACTCCAACACACCACAAGGTAACTTCGGATCCCAACGATATACCAACATGACAAATGATTTACGAAGTTTTAACTAACATCGCATTCAATTTTTAGATATCATAGGAGTAGCTGTCAAGATAAACCCAACAAAAGTGGTGAACACAGTGTATGGACAGCGAACCATACAAGAAATTTATCTAATCGATGAcaggtatatataatataacatacaaatatataatgATAATCTTCATTGGAGCACTCATAATAATTtcatatggatttaaaattatgatacaTAGCTAAACTAATAATTACCATTACTATTTTCAATTACAGTTGTAGCTTCCACCCGATATGTTTAACTCTGTGGGGTGCTTTGGTACAAGATATTAGTGAAAAATTGTCTGAAGTTACTGGAAACAACCCAATAATAATGGGAACAAAGATGATTGTTCAAACTAAGAGAGGTACTTATATACTAACTACCACCGTATATATTTCTATCAATTTCGTACATTTAAATAtgctgaaaatattattttcctacAGGACTGTCGTTGTCAAGCCGTGAATCAagtacaatcgaaatcaatccTGATAATTACGAAGCAACTACTCTTTATCAATGGTACGACTCTTAAACAAATTGATTTACCttcattaaatatcattttttgattaaataatattaattgtttATTACTTTAATAAGTAAGCTAACATTTAAATTACAATGTCAAGGGCTGAAAATAACAAAGCAGACATAAATAATATTACTATTCAAGCACCTACATCTCAGTATTCTCCAAATTCATCTGCTGCAAAACGAGAATATGTTAAGAACAACGAAGTTACCGATTTGGTAAAGCAATTAAAGCCAACTCaggtaaaaagaaaatatatagtaCTACTTAATACTTTTAAATGTATAGTatagttatttatttgttttaggtGTTTTAAGAGCTTAataatattgaattaattaaaaatcattgatttattttgtaattaatatacacaaaaaattaattaaaaaccatTGATTTTTTTGTACTTAATATAATATTGAATTCTATTAcatatgtagttttttttttttttttttttttttttttgcagaaaGCATATTATTGGATTGAAGCTgaaatcatattaaaaaatatcaaccaaGATTTTTATTACATGTCGTGTGATTTTTGTAATAAGAAACTTATGTTCTACAACGACAACGAAGAAACAGATTGTGAAAATCCAAAATGCGGAAAAAGATGTCTTCCTACACCACGGTAAGCACATTATAACTAAATTAATACTTGAACTTCTTGCATATTCATACTAACCGTTACATATTCTGTATAAATTATTAGTGCAAGGACATATGTACAACTCGACGATGGTACGGAAATTTGCTAGATCTTGTGATGTTCGGTGATGTTGCAGAAAACATATTCTCATGTACTGCAGTTCAATTAAGATCATATTCGGACGAGgtaactataaaaaaataaatatgtaaaatttatacattttcgtacatagaaatacattaaaacttataactaatcatttttttttttcttcagaaaCATAAGTTGTTTGTCCAAAAAACTACAAGGCAACTATCAGCCAAAAAATGGAGAATTCAGTTGTACGTAGATGCAAACCGAACAATGAGTTCAAAGTACAATCAGTTCACCATTCAAGCAGTTGAACCAATGGAAGATTAGGCAGAAGTTGTCATTTTTCTTTTacagtaattttattttatttagtgttAAGACTTTTCTTGGTGCCGAGCTTCTTTCACtttctattgacttgttatctACGGATTTACATGGAGTATTGTATGCAAGTCTTTCATAAATCCAATATTCTAGAAGTAAATAATAAGTATCGTTTTATTTTGATTCATATATacctaattatattttaccaacCAATTATAATAGCACAAATATTAATTTGCTAAAACAAATCATTCGTATAATCATACCTCCACATACAAtctaaataagaagaaaaaaaaaagtaaactttACCTAAAACTAACATTTACGTGCCTCGGCACGTAACTcctacctagtatatatatatgtgttaatttatataatttagtgaCGTGACCGCGTATGTGATTAGATGGTCAAGAACGTTGCATGCATGATCACCTAATTGCAAGTATCTCTACAATCGATCGAGTTAGATAAGTCACACCATTATGATTATGTGCCACTATTAATGTCATAGctagtataaattatatttggTCCACCATAAAACTAggaataaaaatcataattaagaTTTATGCTTTAGTTAAACGCCAAAATTAACAATACAATTGCATGCATCCTTTCCTAGTACAATAAATTTAATTAGCACACTTGAAGTTTAATCAAGGGCCTAAATGGACATGacaaattacataaaatactattttttagtaaaaatattatatttttacgtttaatttttttttatatatatatttttacagttttttatAGAATCAACtcgaaaacaacaagaaaattacataaaagtaacataaaaataatatctaaataatatcaaaacaaataacaaaaaatcaacaaataacatacaaataacaaaaaatcaacaacaaattaataagagtacagcataaaaagaccgtattttctgtaaataaaataaaaaatattgtaaaaatatataaaattccgTTAAacgtattttttataatttttttattattatttttgtgtatttatgaaataatcccTAAATTTTATCCCGAGAAAATTTGTCTTCATCGGCTATTATATGACCTCTAAAAGCCCAATTAGGAATTTAGGATTACGATTAGGATTAGcatattttaaaaactttttgTTTTACCctattcattttttattttattttaggattAGGGTTTCAAAATGTCATAGAATTTTTTCCTCTTGTTTAAGTTTTGTAGTATTTTTCAAGGATTAATGTTGTTAAGGATTGGGCTatagaattttttaaataagGGCTAAGgagaatttttattttgggattattttagatttacccaaaaaaaaaattgtttttacggaattttgaatttttatttatatttttacaaactttTTTTCTTACAAATCATTATTGACATGTTgttctaaaaaaaatcattgtccaaatat from Cannabis sativa cultivar Pink pepper isolate KNU-18-1 chromosome 4, ASM2916894v1, whole genome shotgun sequence carries:
- the LOC115712243 gene encoding uncharacterized protein LOC115712243 yields the protein MGTKMIVQTKRGLSLSSRESSTIEINPDNYEATTLYQWAENNKADINNITIQAPTSQYSPNSSAAKREYVKNNEVTDLVKQLKPTQKAYYWIEAEIILKNINQDFYYMSCDFCNKKLMFYNDNEETDCENPKCGKRCLPTPRARTYVQLDDGTEIC